The following are encoded in a window of Sulfurimonas sp. C5 genomic DNA:
- the trpB gene encoding tryptophan synthase subunit beta has protein sequence MYIPTASKYDPDENGHFGIFGGRYVPETLMPALLKLRDEYEEIRFNKDFWSEVDYYLKDYVGRPSPLYFAENISNELGAKVYFKREDLNHTGAHKVNNVIAQGLMAKRLGYKKVIAETGAGQHGVATATIAALLGLECEIFMGAKDVARQELNVFRMKLLGAKVNAVESGSRTLKDAMNDAIRHWVTNARDTFYIIGTVAGPHPYPLMVRDFQAIIGWEARAQILEKENRLPDHVIACIGGGSNAIGTFQHFLEDEGVQCIGIEAGGLGIDDKNGCSLKKGRPGVLHGQMSYLLQDEDGQILEAHSISAGLDYPGIGPEHAFHNDNNSVKYDYITDEEALDAFVWLSRKEGIIPAFESSHAVAYLKKLPDIKDKLIIVNLSGRGDKDMIQAKDILNFD, from the coding sequence ATGTATATACCAACTGCTTCAAAATACGATCCAGATGAAAATGGCCACTTCGGTATCTTTGGTGGACGCTATGTTCCTGAAACACTTATGCCGGCACTTTTAAAACTTCGTGATGAATATGAAGAGATTCGTTTTAATAAAGATTTTTGGTCGGAGGTTGATTACTATTTAAAAGATTATGTAGGACGTCCTTCTCCACTATATTTTGCAGAAAACATCTCTAATGAACTTGGTGCAAAAGTTTATTTTAAACGTGAGGACCTAAACCACACAGGTGCACATAAAGTAAATAATGTTATTGCCCAAGGACTTATGGCAAAACGTTTAGGGTATAAAAAAGTTATTGCAGAAACAGGTGCTGGGCAACATGGTGTTGCAACAGCTACAATCGCAGCATTACTTGGACTAGAATGTGAAATTTTTATGGGTGCAAAAGATGTTGCACGTCAAGAGTTAAACGTATTCCGTATGAAACTACTCGGCGCTAAAGTAAATGCTGTTGAGAGTGGAAGCCGTACATTAAAAGATGCAATGAATGATGCTATTCGTCACTGGGTAACAAATGCACGTGATACATTCTATATCATCGGAACTGTAGCAGGTCCTCATCCTTATCCACTTATGGTACGTGACTTTCAGGCAATTATCGGTTGGGAAGCAAGAGCACAGATTTTAGAAAAAGAAAACCGTCTTCCTGATCACGTTATTGCATGTATAGGCGGGGGAAGCAATGCGATTGGAACGTTCCAACACTTTTTAGAAGATGAAGGTGTACAATGTATCGGTATTGAAGCCGGTGGACTTGGTATTGATGATAAAAATGGATGTTCTTTGAAAAAAGGCCGTCCGGGTGTCCTTCATGGTCAAATGAGTTATCTTCTCCAAGATGAAGATGGACAGATTCTAGAAGCACATTCTATCTCTGCAGGACTTGATTATCCTGGTATCGGTCCTGAACACGCTTTTCATAATGATAATAATAGTGTAAAATATGATTATATTACTGATGAGGAAGCACTTGATGCATTTGTATGGCTTTCTCGTAAAGAGGGAATTATCCCGGCTTTTGAATCATCTCATGCAGTAGCTTACTTAAAGAAACTGCCAGATATCAAAGATAAACTTATCATCGTTAACCTTTCAGGTCGTGGTGATAAAGATATGATCCAGGCAAAAGATATACTTAATTTTGACTAG
- a CDS encoding adenine phosphoribosyltransferase produces MTLSQTEKKIIQSAIRDIKDFPQPGIVFKDITTLLNNKEAYGVLMNHLYQRYKSLHLDYIAGIDARGFIFGAALAQMLGIGFVPIRKKGKLPYTTISQKYSLEYGVDEIEVHIDAFGKEKGAKVLVIDDLIATGGTASAAATLVNQTGAECVECCFIIGLSFLDGIKNLKEITNVYSVIEVN; encoded by the coding sequence ATTACTTTAAGTCAGACAGAGAAAAAAATCATTCAAAGTGCAATTAGAGATATTAAGGATTTTCCACAACCTGGAATTGTTTTTAAAGATATCACTACCCTTTTGAACAATAAAGAAGCTTATGGTGTGTTAATGAATCACCTTTACCAAAGATACAAATCGCTTCATCTTGACTATATAGCTGGAATAGACGCTCGTGGTTTTATCTTTGGTGCAGCTTTAGCACAAATGCTTGGTATTGGTTTCGTTCCTATCAGAAAAAAAGGAAAACTTCCTTATACGACTATCTCTCAAAAATACTCTCTTGAATACGGTGTTGATGAGATCGAAGTGCATATTGATGCCTTTGGAAAAGAAAAAGGTGCAAAAGTACTTGTAATTGATGATCTAATCGCAACAGGCGGTACAGCAAGTGCTGCTGCAACGCTTGTAAATCAAACAGGTGCAGAGTGTGTCGAATGTTGTTTTATTATAGGTCTAAGCTTTTTAGACGGAATAAAAAATTTAAAAGAAATTACAAACGTTTACAGCGTTATAGAGGTTAATTAA
- the rpiB gene encoding ribose 5-phosphate isomerase B, with translation MKFYIATDHAGIDLKNWTVEFLKEKGHEVIDLGPFSKDRVDYPDYAHKVATSVLEDEGSQGILICGSGIGMSMAANRHAGIRAALCHDAYTAMVARGHNDANILCFGERIVGLGVAESIINSWLESGFDGGRHCGRVEKIEL, from the coding sequence ATGAAATTTTACATAGCAACAGACCATGCAGGAATTGATCTGAAAAACTGGACAGTTGAATTTTTAAAAGAGAAAGGTCATGAAGTTATTGACCTTGGACCGTTCTCAAAAGACAGAGTTGATTATCCTGACTATGCACACAAAGTTGCGACTAGCGTTTTAGAAGATGAAGGAAGCCAAGGGATCTTAATCTGCGGCAGCGGTATCGGTATGAGTATGGCTGCAAACCGTCATGCGGGAATCCGTGCTGCACTTTGTCACGATGCATACACTGCAATGGTGGCACGCGGTCATAACGATGCAAACATACTTTGTTTCGGAGAGAGAATCGTAGGTCTTGGCGTTGCAGAGTCTATCATTAACTCTTGGTTGGAAAGTGGTTTTGACGGTGGCAGACACTGTGGACGTGTTGAAAAAATAGAACTGTAA
- a CDS encoding site-2 protease family protein has product MELLDFLKIGAAVLALAIAIIGHEIMHGWVAYMYGDTTAKNAGRLTINPISHIDLVGTILVPMMMYFLPILLGGDSGFLFGWAKPVPINTLTVVNRGGYNAAMQVDLAGIVYNFTLAALAAIALTAMHAPTTADGLEYIFIYLLAMQLLIINVVLGVFNLLPIPQFDGAHFLAHLALKFRKIEIAEFFYKNERYGIIIILIILMTPLHQYLILWPVQTIIGLLLS; this is encoded by the coding sequence ATGGAATTACTTGATTTTTTAAAAATTGGTGCAGCTGTATTAGCACTTGCCATTGCAATTATCGGTCATGAAATTATGCACGGTTGGGTTGCCTATATGTATGGAGACACAACTGCAAAAAATGCCGGTCGTTTAACAATCAATCCAATTTCACACATTGATCTTGTCGGGACTATTTTAGTACCTATGATGATGTACTTTCTGCCAATACTTCTTGGCGGCGACAGTGGATTTTTATTTGGCTGGGCAAAACCGGTTCCAATCAACACACTTACTGTAGTTAATCGCGGTGGTTATAATGCTGCTATGCAAGTTGATCTTGCTGGAATTGTATATAATTTCACATTAGCAGCTTTAGCGGCAATAGCTCTAACAGCAATGCATGCACCGACAACAGCTGATGGTCTAGAATATATTTTTATATATCTGCTTGCTATGCAGTTACTTATCATCAATGTGGTATTAGGAGTATTTAATCTACTTCCTATCCCACAATTTGACGGTGCACACTTTTTAGCACACCTTGCTTTAAAGTTTAGAAAAATTGAGATTGCAGAATTCTTCTATAAAAATGAGAGATATGGCATAATTATAATACTTATTATTTTGATGACGCCACTGCATCAATATCTTATCTTATGGCCGGTACAAACTATTATCGGTTTATTATTATCTTAA
- the lepB gene encoding signal peptidase I — protein sequence MKNFLLKAYKFSNSWTGTIIIVLFVIFFIAQAFRIPSGSMKDSLLIGDHLFGKKFAYGIPMPHIPFLEVSIMPWSNDLKLIDGDKPKRGDIVIFRPPKDVKTHFVKRCVALPGDQLFVENKDLYLHPHEGDEWIKENYKGHKIVEFEGKLWVVNPYMKEHKGIHHDDKMAYDSFTIVDLNGHIKRSIQAGELSSVKPKPDERIAPTRLLIPPVFNTPMITVEEGRYFMMGDNRDHSNDSRFWGSVPYENIEGTPWFIYFSIDDNWEIRWDRIGKTPTDLEQSPYIDRAIKEREEQDKDYYGIT from the coding sequence ATGAAAAACTTCCTATTAAAAGCATATAAATTTTCTAACTCATGGACTGGAACTATCATCATAGTTCTGTTTGTAATCTTCTTTATAGCTCAAGCATTTAGAATCCCAAGCGGGAGTATGAAAGACTCTCTTTTAATCGGTGACCATCTATTTGGGAAAAAGTTTGCATACGGTATCCCAATGCCACATATCCCGTTTTTAGAAGTTTCTATTATGCCTTGGAGCAATGATCTAAAACTGATTGACGGTGACAAACCTAAACGTGGAGACATTGTTATCTTCCGTCCTCCAAAAGATGTAAAAACTCACTTTGTTAAACGTTGTGTAGCCCTCCCTGGCGATCAACTTTTTGTAGAGAACAAAGATCTTTATTTACATCCACATGAAGGTGATGAGTGGATCAAAGAAAACTATAAAGGGCATAAAATAGTTGAATTTGAAGGTAAATTATGGGTAGTTAATCCATATATGAAAGAGCATAAAGGTATTCATCATGATGATAAAATGGCTTATGACTCTTTTACTATAGTAGATCTTAACGGTCATATTAAAAGATCTATCCAAGCAGGTGAACTTAGTTCTGTTAAACCTAAGCCTGATGAGAGAATTGCTCCTACTCGTCTTTTAATCCCACCTGTTTTTAATACACCGATGATTACGGTTGAAGAAGGTCGTTATTTTATGATGGGCGATAATCGTGATCACTCAAACGACAGCCGTTTCTGGGGTTCTGTACCGTATGAAAACATTGAAGGTACACCTTGGTTCATATACTTCTCTATTGATGACAATTGGGAAATTAGATGGGATAGAATAGGTAAAACACCAACTGATCTAGAACAGTCTCCTTATATTGACAGAGCTATTAAAGAAAGAGAAGAACAAGACAAAGATTATTATGGAATTACTTGA
- the folD gene encoding bifunctional methylenetetrahydrofolate dehydrogenase/methenyltetrahydrofolate cyclohydrolase FolD gives MQLLDGKALSKKIEQKVSDEVKELKSTCGCTPGLAVVLVGQDPASAAYVNMKKKACDRVGFYSITHEMPETISQEAIEKTIIGLNNDSNVDGILIQLPLPSHIDTTKLLELVDPAKDVDGFHPYNVGRLVTNLDGFVPCTPLGVMELLKEYNIDVKGKNCCVVGASNIVGKPMAALLLNADATVEICHIFTDDLKKHTLNADIVLCGVGVINLITEDMVKDDVIIVDIGVSRTKEGKLVGDVDFENVSKKSSYITPSPGGVGPMTIAMLLSNTLKAAKINAQKLAEAK, from the coding sequence ATGCAGTTATTAGATGGTAAAGCTCTCTCAAAAAAAATAGAACAAAAAGTTAGTGATGAAGTAAAAGAATTAAAATCTACATGTGGATGTACACCAGGACTGGCTGTTGTACTAGTTGGTCAAGACCCGGCAAGTGCTGCTTATGTCAACATGAAGAAAAAAGCATGTGACAGAGTTGGTTTTTACTCTATTACTCATGAAATGCCTGAAACTATTTCTCAAGAAGCGATTGAAAAAACTATCATTGGATTAAATAACGATTCAAATGTAGATGGAATCTTAATTCAGCTTCCACTTCCAAGCCATATAGACACTACTAAACTTCTAGAACTAGTTGATCCGGCAAAAGATGTAGACGGTTTCCATCCATATAACGTTGGCCGCCTTGTAACAAACCTTGATGGTTTTGTACCATGTACGCCACTTGGTGTTATGGAACTTTTAAAAGAGTACAACATAGATGTTAAAGGTAAAAACTGTTGTGTAGTTGGAGCTTCAAACATTGTTGGAAAACCAATGGCTGCTCTGCTTTTAAATGCAGATGCTACAGTTGAAATTTGTCATATATTTACAGACGATCTTAAAAAACACACACTTAATGCAGATATCGTTTTATGCGGTGTTGGTGTAATTAACCTTATTACGGAAGATATGGTAAAAGACGATGTAATTATCGTCGATATCGGTGTAAGTAGAACAAAAGAGGGAAAACTTGTCGGTGATGTTGACTTTGAAAATGTAAGCAAAAAAAGCTCTTACATCACTCCAAGTCCTGGTGGTGTTGGACCGATGACAATTGCAATGCTTCTAAGCAATACCCTAAAAGCAGCAAAAATTAATGCTCAAAAATTAGCTGAAGCAAAATAA
- a CDS encoding c-type cytochrome, with amino-acid sequence MKYILFLILANSLFCESTFITPMEYASSLYKNPRGIGCQKCHGENGEGLLIAKYIHKGKEKEFIGPQINNISFEKFANELSKRKRGMPRYFLTDSEVQALYRYLHRNDKKSEKKN; translated from the coding sequence ATGAAATATATACTCTTTTTAATCCTCGCAAATTCTTTATTTTGCGAGAGTACGTTTATTACTCCGATGGAATATGCATCATCACTTTATAAAAACCCGAGAGGGATAGGATGTCAAAAATGCCACGGAGAAAACGGTGAAGGGTTATTGATTGCAAAATATATCCACAAGGGGAAAGAAAAAGAATTTATAGGACCTCAAATCAATAATATCTCCTTTGAAAAATTTGCAAATGAACTGAGTAAAAGAAAACGTGGGATGCCGAGATACTTTTTAACAGATAGTGAAGTACAGGCACTATACAGATATCTACACAGAAACGATAAAAAAAGTGAGAAAAAAAACTAA
- a CDS encoding aldolase/citrate lyase family protein: MIDEIIKSYEARDLEALDRLAVPKYRELNKTKKFRSALMLSCNNIKHLSKIESLEADCIMLNLEDGVSKEEKPFALALCAIFLSRLQKCDKKLVVRVNALDEGGYDEITYLNQFMPDAIRIPKIKTAEEVRAVHALVQDEIEIHLSIETAEAWNNLAELSVNKRVNTFYMGILDLFADMGLSQGLIQLENPTMQYMLSHFLITCKSIRVKPVSFVFQEFRDLDTFTKWIELEKSMGYDAKGCISPKQVELANEVFVDKEEEIKRAKVIVKLFEMHQEEGISGFVDEEYGFIDEPIYKGALKLLEGIE, encoded by the coding sequence ATGATAGATGAAATAATAAAGAGCTATGAAGCCAGAGATTTAGAAGCTTTAGATCGTTTAGCTGTACCAAAATATAGAGAACTTAACAAAACGAAAAAATTTCGTTCGGCTTTGATGCTCTCTTGTAACAACATTAAACATCTTTCCAAAATAGAATCTCTTGAAGCAGATTGTATTATGTTAAACCTTGAAGACGGCGTTAGCAAAGAGGAAAAACCTTTTGCACTTGCTTTATGTGCAATCTTTCTTTCACGTCTGCAAAAGTGTGATAAAAAACTTGTAGTACGTGTCAATGCTTTGGATGAAGGCGGGTATGATGAGATCACATACCTCAACCAGTTTATGCCTGATGCGATTCGTATACCAAAAATCAAAACTGCTGAAGAGGTACGTGCTGTTCATGCTTTGGTTCAGGATGAGATAGAGATACATCTCTCTATTGAAACTGCTGAAGCATGGAATAATTTGGCAGAATTGTCGGTTAATAAACGTGTCAATACTTTTTATATGGGAATTTTAGATCTTTTTGCAGATATGGGGCTTTCTCAAGGATTAATCCAGCTTGAAAATCCGACGATGCAATATATGCTCAGCCATTTTTTAATCACTTGTAAATCTATAAGAGTAAAACCTGTAAGTTTTGTCTTTCAGGAGTTTAGAGATCTCGATACTTTTACAAAATGGATTGAGCTCGAAAAATCTATGGGATATGATGCAAAAGGGTGTATATCACCAAAACAGGTAGAGCTTGCGAACGAGGTGTTTGTAGATAAAGAAGAGGAGATTAAACGAGCAAAAGTGATCGTAAAACTCTTTGAGATGCATCAAGAAGAGGGTATCAGCGGTTTTGTAGATGAAGAATACGGTTTTATAGATGAGCCTATCTACAAAGGTGCATTAAAATTATTAGAAGGTATAGAATGA
- a CDS encoding thioredoxin family protein: MKKLFLMLSLAVTLTASTMYTLSGVQKVYPIVEVSGQEIPKEFKDTAKEEMLTVIDELGIAHKGYDQRALALLVNSTHIENTLFITMKLVIGEQVLRIDSKEKTFAMTYESVEKIQVQNIDDVADKLEDGLMVLLDRFSEQYTEENKKIVKVNLENDDFFTLGYETNYDQAVKKAQKFKKPILLVLVANYCPWCRKFEENVLRKKDVHEMIMKNYIPVIINKEKGGFPKEFDISFTPITHFIDYKTLKSVKMIAGYNNKDEFLYTLRNFTSK; the protein is encoded by the coding sequence ATGAAAAAACTGTTTTTAATGTTAAGTCTGGCGGTAACACTAACAGCTAGTACTATGTATACACTGAGCGGTGTACAAAAGGTGTATCCGATCGTAGAAGTATCTGGACAAGAGATACCAAAAGAGTTTAAAGATACGGCAAAAGAGGAGATGCTCACTGTTATTGATGAACTGGGCATTGCACATAAAGGATATGATCAAAGAGCGTTGGCACTTCTTGTAAACAGCACACATATTGAAAATACACTTTTTATTACGATGAAACTAGTGATTGGAGAACAGGTTTTACGTATCGATTCAAAAGAAAAAACATTTGCTATGACCTATGAAAGTGTTGAAAAGATTCAAGTACAAAATATAGATGATGTAGCCGATAAATTAGAAGACGGCTTGATGGTGCTTTTAGACAGGTTTAGCGAACAGTATACGGAAGAGAACAAAAAGATTGTAAAAGTAAATCTTGAAAATGATGATTTTTTTACGCTTGGTTATGAGACAAACTACGATCAAGCGGTAAAAAAAGCACAAAAATTCAAAAAACCTATTTTACTTGTATTAGTAGCAAATTATTGTCCTTGGTGTAGAAAGTTTGAGGAGAATGTTCTTCGTAAAAAAGATGTTCACGAAATGATTATGAAAAATTATATTCCTGTCATCATCAATAAAGAAAAAGGTGGCTTTCCAAAAGAGTTTGATATTTCATTTACCCCTATCACACATTTTATAGACTATAAAACACTGAAAAGCGTGAAAATGATAGCAGGATATAACAATAAAGATGAATTTTTGTATACTTTAAGGAATTTTACTTCAAAATAA
- the nifJ gene encoding pyruvate:ferredoxin (flavodoxin) oxidoreductase, with protein MKHHNDTIDANEAVARIAYKINEVIAIYPITPASVMGELCDLYASHQEKNILGTVPDVIEMQSEGGASGAVHGALQSGALTTTFTASQGLLLMMPNMYKIAGELTPTVFHIAARSIAAQALSIFGDHSDVMSVRQTGFAMLCSNSVQEAHDMTLISQAATLKSRIPFLHFFDGFRTSHEVDKIELLEDETIHSMLDAKLIQSHRERGLSPDHPFIRGTSQNPDVYFQGRESVNSYYAVTPQIVQECMEEFAKLTGREYQLFDYIGAKDAERIIILMGSGAEAVHETVEYLNQLGEKVGILKVHLYRPFSIEHFLSALPKTLKSIAVLDRTKEAGSVGEPLYLDVVSALNEAKEEGSLAFDTPFVIGGRYGLSSKEFTPAMIKAVFDELKKEKPKIHFTVGIYDDVTHTSLEYDPSFTLPKNDTFEAIFFGLGSDGTVGANKNSIKIIGTQTSNYAQGYFVYDSKKSGSMTTSHLRFGPYPIRSTYLIDKADFVACHQSVFMEKFDILQHAKEGAVFLLNTPFDKEHVWAHLPRSIQQEMIEKNIKFYIVDGYKVARESGMNRRINTVMQTCFFAISGVLEPDEAIKQIKKYIEKSYGKKSKELVELNFKAVDHALSHLFEVQLPKEATGKREFNSPVKGKISKFVADVTSKIIEGEGDALPVSMIPADGTWPSSTTQFEKRDIALEIPVWDPSSCVQCNECVLVCPHAVIRAKLVDDSDLIDLPESFKAVKTKGKSYLENGSFTLQVSAEDCTGCSLCTEVCIGENKEQEGLKAINMTPMDQIDKVQEEINWEYFLNLPEFDRNKLNHAKVKESQFLQPLFEFSGACPGCGETPYIKLATQLFGDRMIVANATGCSSIYGGNLPTTPWAKNKDGLGPAWSNSLFEDNAEFGLGFRLTIDKHEVQAKELLQELRQKVGEDLSDEILNAQQSTEEEIFAQRARVQELKNILKVLEAEDDNACDLLSLADYLVKKSVWIIGGDGWAYDIGYGGLDHVLASGKNVNILVLDTQVYSNTGGQQSKATPEGAVAKFAASGKPSNAKDLALMAMSYENVYVSRVAMGANYSQTLKAFTEAEAYEGVSIIIAYSHCIAHGYDLKFGMDQQKLAVDCGLWPMFRYNPELIKEGKNPMHLDYKGPKIPVKEYMYNETRFSMVHQADATTAEEFLNAAEQHAQDLFIKYSKLAEE; from the coding sequence ATGAAACATCACAATGATACCATAGATGCAAACGAGGCCGTAGCACGCATTGCTTACAAAATTAATGAAGTAATTGCTATTTATCCTATTACTCCGGCATCTGTAATGGGTGAGTTGTGTGATCTTTATGCCTCTCATCAAGAGAAAAATATTCTAGGAACTGTTCCTGATGTTATAGAGATGCAAAGTGAAGGAGGGGCAAGCGGTGCAGTTCACGGTGCGCTGCAAAGCGGAGCACTTACTACCACGTTTACTGCTTCTCAAGGTTTACTTCTTATGATGCCAAATATGTATAAAATTGCAGGAGAACTTACTCCTACTGTTTTTCATATAGCTGCACGTTCTATTGCAGCTCAAGCACTTTCTATTTTCGGCGATCATAGTGATGTTATGAGTGTACGACAAACCGGCTTTGCAATGCTGTGTTCAAACTCTGTGCAGGAAGCTCATGACATGACTTTGATCTCTCAAGCTGCAACATTGAAATCCCGTATCCCTTTTTTACATTTTTTTGACGGTTTTAGAACTTCCCATGAAGTAGACAAGATAGAACTACTTGAAGATGAAACAATTCATTCTATGCTGGATGCAAAGCTGATTCAATCTCATAGAGAAAGAGGTCTTAGCCCTGATCATCCATTCATTCGCGGTACTTCACAAAATCCGGATGTTTATTTTCAAGGAAGAGAGAGTGTCAATAGTTATTATGCAGTTACTCCGCAGATTGTACAGGAGTGTATGGAAGAGTTTGCCAAACTAACAGGGCGTGAATACCAGCTTTTTGATTATATCGGTGCTAAAGATGCTGAACGTATAATTATTTTGATGGGCTCAGGTGCCGAAGCTGTCCATGAAACAGTTGAGTATCTCAATCAGCTCGGTGAGAAAGTAGGGATACTTAAAGTGCACCTTTACAGACCTTTTTCAATAGAGCATTTTTTGTCGGCTTTACCAAAAACTCTTAAATCAATTGCGGTACTAGATCGTACAAAAGAAGCTGGTTCTGTCGGTGAACCACTTTATCTTGATGTGGTAAGTGCACTTAATGAGGCAAAAGAAGAGGGTAGTTTAGCTTTTGATACACCTTTTGTAATAGGTGGACGCTATGGGCTTTCATCTAAAGAGTTTACTCCTGCTATGATAAAAGCAGTATTCGATGAACTTAAAAAAGAGAAACCGAAGATCCATTTTACGGTAGGGATTTATGATGATGTGACACATACATCACTTGAATATGATCCAAGTTTTACACTCCCTAAAAATGATACATTTGAAGCTATATTTTTCGGACTTGGTTCTGATGGTACTGTCGGGGCAAATAAAAACTCGATTAAAATTATAGGTACGCAAACTTCTAATTATGCTCAAGGGTATTTTGTATATGATTCAAAAAAATCTGGTTCTATGACAACTTCCCATCTTCGTTTTGGTCCCTATCCAATACGCTCTACCTATTTAATTGACAAAGCAGACTTTGTAGCATGTCATCAAAGTGTATTTATGGAGAAATTTGATATTTTGCAACATGCAAAAGAGGGTGCTGTCTTTTTACTAAATACCCCTTTTGACAAAGAGCATGTATGGGCTCATCTTCCACGTTCAATTCAGCAGGAGATGATTGAGAAAAATATAAAATTCTATATAGTTGATGGGTACAAAGTAGCCAGAGAAAGCGGGATGAACAGACGGATTAATACTGTTATGCAAACCTGCTTTTTTGCAATCTCTGGAGTTCTTGAGCCTGATGAAGCAATCAAGCAGATTAAAAAATATATAGAGAAAAGTTACGGTAAGAAAAGTAAAGAGTTGGTTGAGTTGAATTTTAAAGCGGTTGATCATGCACTTTCACATCTATTTGAAGTTCAACTGCCAAAAGAAGCCACTGGAAAACGGGAATTTAATTCACCTGTAAAAGGCAAAATAAGCAAGTTTGTAGCTGATGTGACTTCAAAAATTATTGAAGGGGAAGGGGATGCCCTTCCTGTAAGTATGATTCCGGCTGACGGTACATGGCCAAGTTCTACGACACAGTTTGAAAAACGGGATATCGCCCTGGAGATTCCTGTATGGGACCCTTCAAGTTGTGTCCAATGTAATGAATGTGTGCTTGTATGCCCTCACGCCGTTATCAGGGCAAAATTGGTGGATGATTCAGACCTAATTGATTTACCTGAAAGTTTTAAAGCAGTAAAAACCAAGGGGAAAAGTTATCTTGAAAATGGAAGCTTTACACTACAGGTTTCGGCTGAAGACTGTACGGGATGTTCTTTATGTACAGAAGTATGTATAGGGGAGAATAAAGAGCAAGAGGGTCTAAAAGCGATTAATATGACACCGATGGATCAGATTGATAAAGTTCAAGAGGAAATTAACTGGGAATACTTTTTAAATTTACCAGAGTTTGATCGCAATAAACTTAATCATGCCAAAGTAAAGGAGAGTCAGTTTTTACAGCCTTTATTTGAGTTTTCAGGTGCATGTCCGGGATGTGGAGAAACACCGTACATTAAACTAGCAACTCAGCTTTTCGGTGATCGTATGATTGTTGCCAATGCTACTGGATGTTCTTCGATCTACGGAGGAAACCTTCCTACAACCCCTTGGGCAAAAAATAAAGACGGGCTTGGTCCTGCATGGTCAAACTCACTCTTTGAAGACAATGCGGAATTCGGACTTGGTTTTCGTTTGACAATAGACAAACATGAAGTTCAAGCAAAAGAGCTATTGCAGGAGCTTCGTCAAAAAGTGGGTGAGGACTTGAGTGATGAAATTTTAAATGCACAGCAGAGCACCGAAGAGGAGATTTTTGCTCAACGTGCACGTGTCCAAGAACTCAAAAATATACTGAAAGTACTTGAAGCGGAAGATGATAATGCTTGTGATCTGTTAAGTCTTGCTGATTATCTAGTGAAAAAATCAGTATGGATTATAGGTGGTGACGGTTGGGCGTACGATATTGGTTACGGTGGTCTTGACCATGTTTTAGCAAGTGGAAAAAATGTCAATATTTTAGTTCTTGATACGCAAGTGTACTCAAATACGGGTGGACAACAATCAAAAGCAACACCTGAGGGTGCGGTTGCTAAGTTTGCAGCCAGTGGAAAACCTTCAAATGCAAAAGATTTGGCACTGATGGCCATGTCATATGAAAATGTATATGTAAGTCGTGTAGCGATGGGTGCAAATTATTCTCAAACTTTAAAAGCATTCACTGAAGCAGAAGCCTATGAAGGTGTTTCTATTATCATTGCATATTCTCACTGTATAGCCCATGGATACGATCTAAAATTTGGAATGGATCAGCAAAAATTGGCAGTAGATTGCGGACTGTGGCCAATGTTCAGATATAATCCGGAACTTATAAAAGAGGGAAAAAATCCTATGCATTTGGATTATAAAGGGCCGAAAATTCCTGTAAAAGAGTATATGTATAATGAGACACGCTTTTCCATGGTACATCAAGCAGATGCCACGACGGCAGAAGAGTTTCTAAATGCTGCAGAACAACATGCACAAGATCTCTTTATAAAATATTCAAAGCTGGCTGAGGAGTAA